A stretch of the Streptomyces ortus genome encodes the following:
- a CDS encoding bifunctional glycosyltransferase/CDP-glycerol:glycerophosphate glycerophosphotransferase has translation MPRFSIIVTVHDVAGRLPTTLDPVLGQSFTDFELIVACPDPDAPAGALVAEYAERDSRLVPVTGGREAGLRAATGTYVLLLDAGDVLTPGSLAGIDARLRESGTGAEAGIDVLRLGHERVPWWEGEPVAELFEDRDPADVRLPVWATVLRRAFLRDHGLTFPGGPYADLGQSGLVALAAGTTAVLRTVCVRRPERRQVGGPAAGARTEPPAPELLDQVELVLDRAAAQGLPEDRARALFTQLFAEVLDVAARAPRSRAFLRRAGRLHRRYRPAGHRAATVRERLLRRGAYTAFRTLPGLARLTARARAYASRSALRRRRALTYAWYLRRPLDENLAVFAAYWGRGYACNPAAIHRKARELAPHIRSVFLVKEKELPHMPDDVESVVIGSRRYWEVMARAKYTFNNVNFEHAVVKRPGTVHVQTHHGTPLKRMGVDQIEYRAVAAATGSFGRLMRRVDRWDYSLSSNAHSTEVWSGAYPSAFTHLEYGYPRNDRFYTAAPGEVAAIRERLGIPEDRVALLYAPTYRDYPRDVAAQFDLARFCAELGDGFVVLLRAHYFLDGDAGLRQAVADGRLIDVTSLRDTEDVCLASDALITDYSSIMFDYANLDRPIVTYADDWDVYRDTRGVYFDLIAAPPGHVARTQDELIQVLTSGRWADERSAALRSAFRARFCEFDDGQAAERVVRRVLLGRPEEELPARIPLRERLPVPAAVVARPRTPAH, from the coding sequence TTGCCCCGCTTCAGCATCATCGTCACCGTTCACGACGTCGCGGGGCGGCTCCCCACGACCCTCGATCCGGTGCTCGGCCAGTCCTTCACCGACTTCGAGCTGATCGTGGCCTGCCCGGACCCGGACGCGCCCGCGGGCGCCCTCGTCGCCGAGTACGCCGAGCGGGACTCCCGCCTCGTCCCGGTCACCGGAGGCCGCGAGGCCGGACTGCGGGCGGCCACCGGGACCTACGTGCTGCTCCTGGACGCGGGTGACGTGCTGACGCCGGGGTCGCTGGCCGGGATCGACGCGCGGCTGCGTGAGTCCGGGACCGGGGCCGAGGCCGGGATCGACGTCCTGCGCCTCGGCCACGAGCGCGTGCCGTGGTGGGAGGGCGAGCCGGTCGCGGAGCTGTTCGAGGACCGGGACCCGGCCGACGTACGGCTGCCGGTGTGGGCCACCGTCCTCCGCCGCGCCTTCCTCCGCGATCACGGGCTCACCTTCCCCGGCGGCCCGTACGCGGACCTCGGCCAGTCCGGTCTGGTGGCGCTCGCGGCCGGCACGACCGCCGTACTGCGCACGGTGTGCGTACGGCGTCCCGAACGCAGGCAGGTCGGCGGCCCGGCGGCGGGCGCGCGAACCGAACCCCCCGCCCCCGAACTCCTCGACCAGGTCGAGCTGGTGCTGGACCGGGCTGCCGCCCAGGGCCTCCCCGAGGACCGGGCGCGCGCCCTCTTCACCCAGCTCTTCGCCGAGGTCCTCGACGTGGCGGCCCGCGCCCCCCGCTCCCGGGCCTTCCTCCGCCGCGCGGGCAGGCTGCACCGCCGGTACCGCCCGGCGGGCCACCGCGCCGCGACCGTGCGGGAGCGGCTGCTGCGGCGGGGCGCGTACACGGCGTTCCGGACGCTGCCGGGCCTCGCCCGGCTGACGGCGCGGGCGAGGGCGTACGCGAGCCGCTCGGCGCTGCGCAGACGCCGCGCCCTGACGTACGCGTGGTATCTGCGCAGGCCGCTGGACGAGAACCTGGCCGTGTTCGCCGCCTACTGGGGGCGCGGCTACGCCTGCAACCCGGCGGCCATCCACCGCAAGGCACGTGAACTCGCCCCGCACATCCGGTCGGTGTTCCTGGTGAAGGAGAAGGAACTGCCGCACATGCCGGACGACGTGGAGAGCGTGGTGATCGGCAGCAGGCGGTACTGGGAGGTGATGGCGCGGGCGAAGTACACCTTCAACAACGTCAACTTCGAGCACGCCGTGGTCAAGCGCCCCGGCACCGTGCACGTCCAGACCCACCACGGGACCCCGCTGAAGCGGATGGGCGTCGACCAGATCGAGTACCGGGCCGTCGCGGCGGCCACCGGCAGCTTCGGCAGGCTGATGCGGCGCGTGGACCGCTGGGACTACAGCCTGTCCTCCAACGCGCACTCCACGGAGGTCTGGTCGGGCGCCTACCCGAGCGCCTTCACCCACCTGGAGTACGGCTACCCGCGCAACGACCGCTTCTACACGGCGGCCCCCGGCGAGGTCGCCGCGATCCGTGAGCGCCTCGGCATCCCCGAGGACCGGGTGGCACTGCTGTACGCGCCGACCTACCGGGACTATCCGCGGGACGTGGCGGCGCAGTTCGACCTGGCGCGGTTCTGCGCGGAGCTGGGCGACGGGTTCGTGGTGCTGCTGCGGGCGCACTACTTCCTCGACGGCGACGCCGGTCTGCGGCAGGCGGTGGCGGACGGCCGGCTGATCGACGTGACGTCCCTGCGGGACACCGAGGACGTCTGCCTGGCCTCGGACGCGCTGATCACGGACTACTCGTCGATCATGTTCGACTACGCCAACCTCGACCGGCCGATCGTCACGTACGCCGACGACTGGGACGTCTACCGGGACACCCGGGGCGTCTACTTCGACCTGATCGCCGCGCCGCCCGGCCATGTCGCCCGTACGCAGGACGAGCTGATCCAGGTCCTCACGTCGGGCCGGTGGGCGGACGAGCGGTCCGCCGCCCTGCGGTCCGCCTTCCGCGCGCGGTTCTGCGAGTTCGACGACGGACAGGCCGCCGAGCGGGTCGTACGGCGGGTGCTGCTCGGCCGGCCCGAGGAGGAGCTGCCGGCCCGGATCCCCCTGCGGGAGCGCCTGCCCGTACCGGCCGCCGTCGTCGCACGCCCCCGCACGCCGGCGCACTGA
- a CDS encoding bifunctional glycosyltransferase/CDP-glycerol:glycerophosphate glycerophosphotransferase, producing MPRFSVIVPAYQVQAYLHECMASVLEQSFSDLELIAVDDCSPDACGAIADEFAARDARVRAVHLKENVGLGRARNAGMRAATGDYLIFLDGDDTLTPHALRDIADRIKETGDPDVLVYDYARTFWSGETVRNVRAGQLHEEGPAPFSLDDRPGLLDVLMVVWNKAYRREFVEREQFAFPPGYYEDTPWTYPVLMAAQTIATLDRVCVHYRQRRQGNILGTTSARHFDIFDQYDRVFAHLDAHPELARWRPVLFRRMVDHLSAVFLKRDRLPRGSRAAFLRKARAHYARYRVRDAGVPPGNRLRHTLVRFGSHRTYRALWTATRLKRRAARLAGALARGVRTAALRLHYGVQRLLPVRADLAVFAGRGGRGHGCNPGALEAAFRTHAPGMRTAWVAGPGFHHTIPTGTRRLTPGSAAYWTALARSKYVVGNAGFDRGLVKRSGQILIQTQAGTPLKHMGLDLQERPAAARGTDFAEMLRDADRWDYCLSGNRHSTLVWERVFPAAYTMLEYGQPRNDVFQRATSAEVARLRESLGIPQGTVAVLYAPTHRDYRRTQRTALDLERVLRRLGPRFVLLTRAHPSYGAPLARSDGRLIDVSDHPSVESLCLASDALVTDYSSLMFDYAGLDRPIVILSDDPEAYEAARGTYFDLRAFPPGAIARSEDELIDIFATGHWRGSRSAQLRAAFRERFCPYDDGRAAERVVRRVVLGETAGLPAVIPPSERRPVPSAASRTPAAALTPVAAPGAPVPAVDTP from the coding sequence TTGCCCCGGTTCAGTGTCATCGTCCCCGCGTACCAGGTCCAGGCGTATCTGCACGAGTGCATGGCATCGGTCCTGGAACAGTCGTTCAGCGACCTGGAGTTGATCGCTGTCGACGACTGTTCACCGGATGCCTGCGGGGCGATCGCGGACGAGTTCGCGGCCCGTGACGCGCGGGTGAGGGCGGTCCACCTCAAGGAGAACGTGGGCCTCGGCCGGGCCCGCAACGCGGGGATGCGGGCCGCGACCGGCGACTATCTGATCTTCCTGGACGGCGACGACACCCTCACCCCGCACGCGCTGCGGGACATCGCCGACCGCATCAAGGAGACCGGCGATCCGGACGTCCTGGTCTACGACTACGCGCGCACCTTCTGGTCGGGCGAGACGGTCCGCAACGTACGGGCGGGGCAGCTCCACGAGGAGGGCCCGGCGCCGTTCTCCCTCGACGACCGGCCGGGGCTGCTGGACGTCCTCATGGTCGTGTGGAACAAGGCGTACCGCCGGGAGTTCGTCGAGCGGGAGCAGTTCGCGTTCCCGCCCGGCTACTACGAGGACACGCCCTGGACGTACCCGGTCCTGATGGCCGCCCAGACCATCGCGACGCTCGACCGGGTCTGTGTCCACTACCGGCAGCGGCGGCAGGGGAACATCCTCGGCACGACGAGCGCCAGGCACTTCGACATCTTCGACCAGTACGACCGGGTCTTCGCCCACCTCGACGCGCACCCCGAGCTGGCGCGCTGGCGGCCGGTCCTGTTCCGGCGGATGGTCGACCATCTGTCGGCCGTGTTCCTCAAGCGCGACCGGCTGCCGCGGGGTTCGCGCGCCGCGTTCCTGCGCAAGGCGCGCGCCCACTACGCCCGCTATCGCGTACGCGACGCCGGTGTCCCGCCCGGCAACCGGCTGCGGCACACCCTCGTGCGCTTCGGCAGCCATCGCACCTACCGCGCCCTGTGGACGGCGACGCGGCTGAAGCGGCGTGCCGCGCGGCTCGCCGGGGCGCTGGCCCGCGGGGTCCGGACGGCCGCGCTGCGGCTGCACTACGGCGTCCAGCGCCTGCTGCCCGTGCGGGCCGACCTCGCCGTGTTCGCGGGCCGGGGCGGGCGCGGCCACGGCTGCAATCCGGGGGCGCTGGAGGCCGCGTTCCGCACGCACGCCCCGGGGATGCGCACCGCGTGGGTCGCGGGTCCGGGCTTCCACCACACGATCCCGACGGGGACGCGCCGGCTGACGCCGGGGTCCGCCGCGTACTGGACGGCGCTGGCCCGGTCCAAGTACGTCGTCGGCAACGCCGGTTTCGACCGCGGGCTGGTCAAGCGGTCGGGCCAGATCCTGATCCAGACACAGGCCGGCACGCCGCTCAAGCACATGGGCCTGGACCTCCAGGAGCGGCCGGCGGCGGCGCGGGGCACCGACTTCGCCGAGATGCTGCGCGACGCCGACCGGTGGGACTACTGCCTGTCCGGCAACCGCCACTCCACGCTCGTCTGGGAGCGCGTCTTCCCGGCCGCGTACACGATGCTGGAGTACGGCCAGCCCCGTAACGACGTCTTCCAGAGGGCCACTTCGGCGGAGGTGGCCCGGCTGCGCGAGTCGCTCGGCATCCCGCAGGGCACGGTCGCCGTCCTGTACGCGCCGACGCACCGCGACTACCGCCGCACCCAGCGCACCGCGCTCGACCTGGAGCGGGTGCTGCGCCGGCTCGGCCCGCGGTTCGTCCTGCTGACCCGCGCGCACCCCTCGTACGGGGCCCCGCTGGCCCGGAGCGACGGCCGGCTGATCGACGTGAGCGACCATCCGAGCGTCGAGTCGCTCTGCCTCGCCTCGGACGCGCTGGTCACGGACTACTCGTCGCTGATGTTCGACTACGCGGGCCTCGACCGGCCGATCGTGATCCTCTCGGACGACCCCGAGGCGTACGAGGCCGCCCGCGGGACCTACTTCGACCTGCGGGCCTTCCCGCCGGGTGCGATCGCCCGCTCCGAGGACGAGCTGATCGACATCTTCGCCACCGGCCACTGGCGCGGTTCGCGCTCCGCGCAGCTGCGGGCCGCCTTCCGGGAGCGGTTCTGCCCCTACGACGACGGGCGGGCCGCCGAGCGGGTCGTACGCCGGGTCGTCCTCGGCGAGACGGCCGGCCTGCCCGCGGTGATCCCCCCGTCCGAACGCCGCCCGGTACCGTCCGCGGCTTCCCGGACCCCCGCCGCCGCCCTCACCCCGGTCGCGGCCCCCGGAGCCCCCGTCCCCGCCGTCGACACACCCTGA
- a CDS encoding carbohydrate ABC transporter permease, with translation MRVFLILVALLWVTPTVGLLASSFRDPTDIAASGWWEVFSKPSQLTTESYSTLLGKEEITDSLLNTVYITVPATVLVVVIGAMAGYAFAWMDFKGRDWWFVAVVALLVVPIQIALIPLADLFGDLGIFGSVIGVVLFHVGFGLPFAIFLLRNFFAEIPRELLEAARLDGAGEARLFATVIMPLGAPAIASLGIFQFLWVWNDMLVALIFSDSGSRPLTVALTEQTRQFSGNIETLAPGAFISMVIPLAVFFAFQRQFVSGVMAGAVK, from the coding sequence ATGCGGGTCTTCCTGATCCTGGTCGCGCTGCTGTGGGTGACACCGACGGTGGGGCTGCTCGCGTCGTCGTTCCGGGACCCGACCGACATCGCCGCCTCCGGCTGGTGGGAGGTCTTCAGCAAGCCGTCCCAGCTCACCACCGAGAGCTACTCGACGCTGCTCGGCAAGGAGGAGATCACCGACTCCCTGCTGAACACGGTGTACATCACGGTGCCGGCCACCGTCCTGGTCGTCGTGATCGGCGCGATGGCCGGGTACGCCTTCGCCTGGATGGACTTCAAGGGCCGCGACTGGTGGTTCGTGGCCGTGGTGGCGCTGCTGGTGGTGCCCATCCAGATCGCCCTGATCCCGCTGGCCGACCTCTTCGGCGACCTGGGGATCTTCGGCAGCGTCATCGGCGTGGTCCTCTTCCACGTGGGCTTCGGCCTGCCGTTCGCGATCTTCCTGCTGCGCAACTTCTTCGCGGAGATCCCCCGGGAACTCCTGGAGGCGGCACGGCTCGACGGGGCGGGCGAGGCCCGGCTGTTCGCGACGGTGATCATGCCGCTCGGCGCTCCCGCGATCGCCTCGCTGGGCATCTTCCAGTTCCTGTGGGTGTGGAACGACATGCTGGTGGCGCTGATCTTCTCGGACTCCGGTTCCCGGCCGCTGACGGTGGCGCTGACCGAGCAGACCCGGCAGTTCTCCGGCAACATCGAGACGCTCGCACCGGGCGCGTTCATCTCGATGGTGATCCCGCTGGCCGTGTTCTTCGCGTTCCAGCGGCAGTTCGTGTCGGGCGTCATGGCGGGCGCCGTGAAGTAG
- a CDS encoding carbohydrate ABC transporter permease → MSSQLATAGGPANPVPPVGKRKSVLGTRWWVAGLFLLPAVVLLGALVVYPIGYSVWRSLYDADGSGFVGLGNYGDLFRDDATFTAVKNTAIWVAVAPALVTGLGLIFAVLTERVRWSTAFKLVIFMPMAISMLAAGIIFRLVYEADPNQGVANAVLVGVHDTFAESSVYPKARPSTESDLKASGGGGFTSTGTVAAGSPVLVPLVGIAPDKVPGGPGDAKAAKTSGDGVSGTVWLDFKLGGGGTKGAVDPGEKALPGIKVEAVKDGKVVASAKAGDDGTFTLPASAAGAQLRLPSSNFAEPYNGVDWLGPSLVTPAIIGSYAWMWAGFAMVLIAAGLAGVDRNLLEAARVDGANEWQVFRRVTVPLLAPVLVVVLITLMINVMKIFDLVFIIAPQPSKDEANVLALQLVNASFGGGNNQGLGSAIGIVLLLLVMPVMIVNIRRLRKERRR, encoded by the coding sequence ATGTCGTCGCAACTCGCGACGGCGGGGGGCCCGGCGAACCCGGTGCCCCCCGTCGGCAAACGCAAGAGTGTGCTCGGTACGCGGTGGTGGGTGGCGGGGCTGTTCCTGCTGCCGGCGGTCGTGCTGCTCGGCGCGCTCGTGGTCTACCCGATCGGGTACTCGGTCTGGCGCAGTCTGTACGACGCCGACGGTTCGGGCTTCGTGGGTCTCGGCAACTACGGGGACCTGTTCCGTGACGACGCCACGTTCACGGCGGTCAAGAACACCGCGATCTGGGTCGCGGTCGCCCCGGCGCTGGTGACCGGGCTCGGTCTGATCTTCGCCGTGCTGACCGAGCGGGTGCGCTGGTCGACGGCGTTCAAGCTCGTCATCTTCATGCCGATGGCGATCTCCATGCTCGCCGCGGGCATCATCTTCCGGCTCGTGTACGAGGCGGACCCCAACCAGGGCGTGGCGAACGCCGTGCTGGTGGGCGTGCACGACACGTTCGCCGAGTCGTCGGTCTATCCGAAGGCGCGCCCGTCCACCGAGAGCGACCTCAAGGCGTCCGGCGGGGGTGGGTTCACCTCGACGGGCACGGTGGCCGCGGGGTCGCCGGTCCTGGTGCCGCTGGTGGGTATCGCGCCCGACAAGGTGCCGGGCGGTCCCGGGGACGCCAAGGCCGCGAAGACCTCGGGCGACGGGGTGTCCGGCACGGTCTGGCTGGACTTCAAGCTGGGCGGCGGCGGTACGAAGGGCGCCGTCGATCCGGGCGAGAAGGCGCTGCCGGGCATCAAGGTCGAGGCGGTCAAGGACGGCAAGGTGGTGGCCTCGGCGAAGGCCGGCGACGACGGTACGTTCACGCTGCCGGCGTCCGCCGCGGGCGCGCAACTGCGGCTGCCGTCCTCGAACTTCGCCGAGCCCTACAACGGCGTCGACTGGCTGGGCCCGAGCCTGGTCACGCCGGCCATCATCGGTTCGTACGCCTGGATGTGGGCGGGTTTCGCGATGGTGCTCATCGCGGCGGGGCTGGCCGGGGTGGACCGCAATCTGCTGGAGGCGGCCCGGGTCGACGGGGCCAACGAGTGGCAGGTGTTCCGCCGGGTCACGGTCCCGCTGCTCGCGCCGGTCCTCGTCGTCGTCCTGATCACCCTGATGATCAACGTGATGAAGATCTTCGACCTGGTCTTCATCATCGCCCCGCAGCCCAGCAAGGACGAGGCCAACGTGCTGGCCCTGCAACTGGTCAACGCGTCCTTCGGCGGCGGCAACAACCAGGGGCTCGGCAGTGCGATCGGCATCGTCCTGCTGCTGCTCGTGATGCCGGTGATGATCGTCAATATCCGCCGGCTGCGGAAGGAGCGTCGACGGTGA
- a CDS encoding ABC transporter substrate-binding protein: protein MRSSTLRISRSHRRSGAAKAAAAVVAGAMALTLTACGGDDDKKDDGGDNGSSAASSVQLPKLDGQKLEVAAVWTGPEQDNFTAVLDEFEKRTGAEVSYVPTGNNTSTFLGTKIEGGKPPNVAFLPQVGVLHQFAQKGWVKPMGAEAKAQLDKNFSKGWQDLGAYEGKQYGVYAKAANKSLVWYNTAAFEAAGISEEPKSWDEFLQTAQTLSDAGSPAVSISGQDGWTLTDWFENVYLSQAGPEKYDQLAKHEIKWTDPSVKEALTTLAQLWGKNDLIAGGNAGALRTEFPKSVTNTFSGDTPAGMVFEGDFVAANINADTKAEIGTDAKVFPFPAVGDASPVVSGGDVAVALKDDKGSQALLTFLASTDAAEIWAAQGGFISPNREMNADKYKDDVARDIGKALLKAGDSFRFDMSDQAPAAFGGTEGTGEWKALQDFLKTPSDVAGAQKQLETAAAKAYKG from the coding sequence ATGCGCAGCAGCACTCTTCGGATCAGCAGGTCGCACAGGAGGAGCGGAGCCGCGAAGGCCGCGGCGGCCGTCGTCGCGGGGGCGATGGCACTCACGCTCACGGCATGCGGCGGTGACGACGACAAGAAGGACGACGGCGGCGACAACGGCAGCAGCGCCGCTTCCAGCGTTCAACTCCCCAAGCTCGACGGCCAGAAGCTTGAGGTCGCGGCCGTGTGGACCGGGCCCGAGCAGGACAACTTCACCGCGGTCCTGGACGAGTTCGAGAAGCGGACGGGCGCCGAGGTCAGTTACGTACCGACCGGCAACAACACCTCCACGTTCCTCGGCACGAAGATCGAGGGTGGCAAGCCGCCGAACGTGGCGTTCCTCCCGCAGGTCGGTGTGCTCCACCAGTTCGCCCAGAAGGGCTGGGTCAAGCCGATGGGCGCCGAGGCGAAGGCGCAGCTCGACAAGAACTTCTCCAAGGGCTGGCAGGACCTCGGCGCGTACGAGGGCAAGCAGTACGGCGTCTACGCGAAGGCCGCCAACAAGTCGCTGGTCTGGTACAACACGGCGGCATTCGAGGCGGCGGGCATCTCCGAGGAGCCCAAGAGCTGGGACGAGTTCCTGCAGACCGCGCAGACCCTGTCGGACGCGGGTTCGCCCGCGGTGTCCATCAGCGGACAGGACGGCTGGACCCTCACCGACTGGTTCGAGAACGTCTACCTCTCGCAGGCGGGCCCGGAGAAGTACGACCAGCTGGCCAAGCACGAGATCAAGTGGACGGATCCGTCGGTCAAGGAGGCTCTGACCACGCTGGCCCAGCTGTGGGGCAAGAACGACCTGATCGCGGGCGGTAACGCGGGCGCGCTGCGCACCGAGTTCCCGAAGTCGGTGACGAACACCTTCTCCGGTGACACCCCGGCGGGGATGGTCTTCGAGGGCGACTTCGTCGCGGCGAACATCAACGCCGACACGAAGGCCGAGATCGGCACGGACGCCAAGGTGTTCCCGTTCCCGGCGGTCGGCGACGCGTCGCCGGTGGTCAGCGGCGGTGACGTGGCGGTCGCGCTGAAGGACGACAAGGGCTCGCAGGCCCTGCTGACCTTCCTGGCCTCCACCGACGCGGCCGAGATCTGGGCGGCGCAGGGCGGCTTCATCTCCCCCAACCGGGAGATGAACGCGGACAAGTACAAGGACGACGTGGCGCGGGACATCGGCAAGGCCCTGCTGAAGGCGGGCGACTCCTTCCGCTTCGACATGTCCGACCAGGCGCCGGCCGCCTTCGGCGGTACCGAGGGCACGGGCGAGTGGAAGGCGCTGCAGGACTTCCTGAAGACGCCTTCGGACGTCGCGGGTGCGCAGAAACAGCTGGAGACGGCCGCCGCCAAGGCCTACAAGGGCTGA